The DNA window TTTTCAAATATTTCTATCCACGCTATCAAAAAGGCCCAAAATATGTTAAATGATCGGCCGCGGAAAACATTAGATTTTTATACTCCGCACGAAGTCTTCAATAAACTGTTAACCGTTGCACTGGAAACTTGAATCTACACACTTCCCATTTATTTGTTAATTTTTTTAAGAATTTCAAAGAGTTATTTGAGCAAAGAAATAAATGGGAAGTGTCCCTATTTATTTGGTTTTCCCTGATTAGCAACGGATTCCATCGCTTTTTTTACTTCTTCGGGATCGCCCAGATAATAATGCCTGATAGGTTTCAGATTATCCTCAAGCTCGTAAACCAGAGGTATTCCGGTAGGTATATTTAAAGACACTATATCCTGATCCGAAACGTTATCCAAGTATTTTACTAAAGCTCTTAAACTGTTTCCGTGAGCGGATATAAGAACTTTTTTACCCGATTTTATTGCCGGTGCTATAGTTTTGTGCCAGTACGGAAGAAATCTTTCAACCGTATCTTTTAAACACTCAGTTAAAGGAAGTTCTTTCTTGCTTAAATCTTTGTACCGCGGATCATTTCCGGGATACCTTGGATCAGTTAATTCAAGAGCAGGCGGTTTTATGTCGTAGCTTCTTCTCCAAATCTTAACCTGTTCTTCGCCAAATTTTGAAGCTGTCTCAGATTTATTAAGCCCCTGCAAAGCCCCGTAATGCCTTTCGTTTAGCCTCCAAGAATTATAAACGGGCAGCCACATTAAGTCCATTACATCCAAAGTTATCCAAAGAGTCTTTATCGCTCTTTTTAAAACCGATGTAAAAGCAACGTCAAAAACATAACCTTCTTTTTTTAAAATCACGCCGGCTTTTTTCGCTTCCTGAAGGCCTTTTTCAGATAAATCCACGTCGGTCCAACCGGTAAAGCGGTTTTCTTTATTCCAAACGCTTTCCCCGTGCCGCTGAAGAACAATTTTGCGCATTCTTTTCTCCAATGAAGTTTTCAGCCTAACGCTTTCAACTTAAAGAATAAT is part of the Elusimicrobiota bacterium genome and encodes:
- the gpmA gene encoding 2,3-diphosphoglycerate-dependent phosphoglycerate mutase, whose protein sequence is MRKIVLQRHGESVWNKENRFTGWTDVDLSEKGLQEAKKAGVILKKEGYVFDVAFTSVLKRAIKTLWITLDVMDLMWLPVYNSWRLNERHYGALQGLNKSETASKFGEEQVKIWRRSYDIKPPALELTDPRYPGNDPRYKDLSKKELPLTECLKDTVERFLPYWHKTIAPAIKSGKKVLISAHGNSLRALVKYLDNVSDQDIVSLNIPTGIPLVYELEDNLKPIRHYYLGDPEEVKKAMESVANQGKPNK